From the Halogeometricum rufum genome, the window CCGTCTACGGCGTCGAGGACGGACGACTGGTCGAACCGATGTACGTCTCGCGCCGCCCGGACGGGTCGATACCGTCCTACGACCTCCGCGACGTGGCGGAGACGGTGGTCGTTCGCGTGGCCGAGTCGGAGTTCGGCGGGTAGTCGGCGGGTCGTCGTCGCGGCCGGGCGGACAGTCAGACGCGCCTATATCTTTTTTTCCCAGAGCGCAGAAGGGACCCGTATGCAGGTCCCCCACGGCGCGACGAGACGCGAGACGACGCTCGACGGTCTCCGCATCTCCTCGCTGGTCGCCGGAGAACCGTCGGACCCGTCGGTCGTCCTCGTCCACGGCGGGGGACTCGACAGCGCCGAACTGTCGTGGTGCGAGCTGATACCGGCGCTGAGCGACGATTACCGCGTCTACGCCGTCGACCTCCCGGGGTACGGCGACAGCGACCCGCCCGAACGCGTCCCGACGACGGACTACTACGTGCGCGTCCTCGAACGGTTCCTCGACGCCGAGGGCGTCGAATCCCCCGCGCTCGTCGGCGCCTCCCTCGGCGGCGCCATCTCGCTCGGCTACGCCCTCGAACACCCCGACGACGTGTCGGCGCTGGTCGCCATCGACAGTTACGGGCTCGGCGGGTCGGTGCCCGGCGGTCCGCTCGGCGCGCTGTTCGTCCGCCTGCCCCGCCTCTCGGAGTGGTCGTGGCGCGCCACCGCGCGGAGTCGGACGCTCGCGTACTTCGCCGTCCGCGCCATCGTCGCCTACGGGAACGTCCGGCGACGCGTCGTGGACGAGGTGTACGAGGCGGCCGCCGAGAACGACGGGAGCGCGTGGCGCGCGTTTCAGCGGGCCGAAGTCGGCTTCACCGGCCCCCGGACGAACTACGTGGACCGACTCCCGGACCTCGCGGTGCCGACGCTGTTCGTCCACGGCGAGGACGACAGGTTCGTCCCCTCGGCGTGGTCGGTGCGCGCGGGGTCGCTGGTGCCCGACGCCGAGGTGCGAATCCTCCCGGAGTGCGGTCACTGGCCGCCCAGAGAACAGCCGCAGCGCGTGAACTCGCTCGTCCGCCTGTTCCTTCAGTCGAACATGCCGGTGGACATGTAGCGCTCGCCGCTGTCCCAGAACACCGTGACGACGAGGGGGCAGTCGTCGGCCGACTCGGAGCGGCCGGGGCCGCCGTCCGCGCGGGCGTCGCCGTCCTCGGGCACGTCCTCGACGACGTAGCGTTCGGGCGGTTCGGGGCAGTTCGCCTCCGGCGTGGCGAGTCGTTCGGCGACGCGCTTGGCCGCGAGGTTCGACGCACCCGAGGACTGGCCGACGAGGATGCCCTCCTCGCGGGCGAGGCGGCGACACTCGGCCTCGGCGTCTTCGAGCGGGACCGTCTCCACGTGGTCTATCAGGTCCGTGTCGAGGTTCGGGCTGACGAACCCCGGTCCCATCCCCTGGTAGTCGTCGCTGCCGGCCTCGCCCGTCGACAGGACGGGGTTCTCGGCGGGTTCGACGGCGACGACCTCCATCTCGGGGAACTCCTCGCGGAGGCGACGGCCGTTGCCCGAGAGCGTCCCGCCGGTGCCGACGCCGGCGACGAGGGCGTCTATCTCTCGGTCGCCCACCTGTTCGAGAATCTCCTCGGCCGTCGTGCGGTAGTGCGCACGGGGGTTCGCCTCGTTCTCGAACTGACGGAGTTGGGTCATCCCCTCGGCCTCCAGTTCGTCCGCTCGGTCCTTCGCGGCGGAGATGTCGCCCTCGACGAGTTCGATGTCCGCGCCGTAGGCGCGCATTATCTCGCGTCGCTCCTTCGAGGCCGACGCCGACATGACGATGGTCAGGTCGTACCCCTTCGCGGCGGACACCATCGCCAGTCCGATGCCGGTGTTGCCGCTGGTCGGTTCGACCAGTCGGTCGCCGGGCGCTATCTCGCCGGCGCGTTCGGCCGCCTCGATCATGGCGAGTGCCGGGCGGTCCTTCGCCGACCCGCCGGGGTTCTTCGACTCCACCTTGGCCGCTATCGTCGCGCCCTCGGGCGACGACACCTCGACCAGCGGGGAGCCGATGGTTTCGAGAATGTTGGCGTCCATCGTCGTCCGGTAGTAGGTTCGGCCCGAAAACGGTGGCGGACGGGGGCAAGAGACGCCGATACCCGCCGCGGCCGGTACGAATCCGCGTCGCACCGCGCGACGGACGGCGAACCTCTCCGCCACCGCGCGCTTTACGTCGCCGCGGCCGCTACCCGGTCGCATGGCCGACGCCGAATCCGGAACGCTCGACACGATGCAGCCGAACCCCGCGTGGGACGCCGCCTCCTACGAGGACGCAGTGGACGCCCTCGCCGAGGACGGACTCGTCTTCAAGGTGTGGGGCGGCGACTGGTGCAAAGACTGCCGCACTCAACTGCCGGACTTCGCCGCCGCCCTGCGGGCCGCGGAGGTACCCGAGGAGAACGTCGAACACTACCCCGTCGAGAAGGCCGACGACGGCAGCAAGGTCGGCCCCCTCGTCGAGGAGTACGACGTCGAACGCATCCCCACCGTCGTCGTCGAACGCGAGGGGAAGGAAGTCGCCCGCTTCGTCGAGGAGGAACGCGTCTCCGTCGCCGTCTACCTCGCCCGACGGCTCTCCGAGTAGCGCGTCTCCAGCCCCGTCCCCGCTCCGGACCTATCTACCCCTCCCCTCCACAGATGCCCGCAGACGACTTCGAAGGCACGCACACGCTCCTGAGCGACGACTACGCCGGCGCGCTCGCGCGAACGGTCGACTCGCTGGTCCCGTACGCCGACCGAGGACTCGTCAGACTCGACGAACCGTGGCTGGAGGAAGAACCGGACGGCGAGGACTGCCGCGAGGCGTGGGAGGCGGTCCGCGACCGGTTCGAGCGCGCGCCGGACGACGACGCGAGTTCCCGAGAAGCGTGGCGCGTCGAACTCGTGGACGACGGAACGGGTTTGGATGCACTTTCACGTCTGGTCGAACTGGCGGGCGGCATCGCGGGCCGACACTTCGTCTTCGAGGTGGAACTCGCGCGCGAGGGGCGGACCGCGCTGAGCGCGATGCCGCACCACTCCGACCTCCGAGCCGACGCCGACGCGCTCCCCGAGGCGGCGTTCGCGGCCGCCGAAGACGCCCTCTCGGGCCTCGACGCCTGCCTCGTCGCCGACGACCCGGTCGCCGAGTGGGTCGCCCGCGACCGACGGTGGAGCGTCGGTCCGGCCGTCTGCGAGGAGACGCTGGACGAACGGCGGGCGAGTTGCTACGGCATCGCCAATCTCCGCGGCGTCGCCGTCGCCGCCGACGGGACGACGCTCCGACTGTCGTGGGGACTGGACGGCCCCGTCTCCGACGACCCCATCGGGAAGGCGCTGACGTGGACGATGGAGAAACTGTACCGCCCGCCAGCGGCGCTTCCCTGTGGAGACGCCGAACGGGCGGAGCGAGTGGCGACGTTCCTCGCCGAGACGCTCCGGCGGTTCGACGGCCGAGAGATACGCGGCGAGGCGTGAGCGACGGCCGGACGAGCGGGTCAGTCGAAGTCCGCGTCCACGTCGTCCAAGTCCACGTCCGAGTCGAGGTCCACGTCCGGGCCGCCCTCGAACCACGAGAGCGCTTCCTCGACGGAGTGGGCGGGCGGCGAACAGGCGCGGCCCTCGCAGGCGTAGACGGTCGGTTCGCCGTCGCGCATCTCCCGGCCCCGCCAGACCGGCGGCACCTCGTCCAGACTCAGCGCGTCCAGCCACGGCGACAGGTCGTCGTCCGTCGGCGGCCGAACCGAGAGGACGGCGTCGGGCACGTAGCGTTCGGCCAGCGACCGGCGGAACGACTCGGGCAGGCCGTCGGCCGCGACGACGACTTCGGACCCGCCGCGGGCGCGCTTCTCGGCAGCCAGCGCCAGCGAGACGTGTTCGAGCGGCCGGCCGCGGATGCGGTCGGCGTGCGTGTCGAGCACCGTCCCCGCGACGGCGGCGAAGTCGGCGTCCGGGGCGAAGGCGTCGAGGTCCGACAGCAGGGAGACGGCGACGCCGACGCTGGACGGCGTCGACTGGTCCTGTAGCTCCTGCGGCCGGGTGACGAGCGCTTCGCCGTCGGCGGGGGTGAAGTAGAGCGTCCCCGCCGCCTCGTCGTAGAACGACGCGACGATTTCGCGGGCGAGGTCGACGGCGAACGCGAGGTGGGCCACGTCGCCCGTGGTCTGGTACAGGTCGAACGCGCCGCGGGCGAGGAAGGCGTAGTCCTCGAGGTAGCCCGCACCTTTCACGTCGCCGTCCTTGAACCGGCGGGAGAGCCTCCGCTCGTCGGCGTCCCAGAGGCGGTCGCGGACGAACTCGAGCGCGTCGGCCGCGAGTTCGGCGTACTCGTCGCCGAGGACGAGGCCGCCGCGCGCGAGGCTCGAAATCATCAGGCCGTTCCAGCCGGCCAGCACCTTCTCGTCGCGGGGCGGCCGCGTCCGCGACTCGCGGGCCTCGAACAGCGTCTCGCGGGCGGCGTCGAGGTGGTCGACGACGTCCTCGGTCGTCAGCCCGTGCGCCTCGGCCACCTCGTCGACCGGCGTCGAGACGGTGAGGACGGTGGTGCCGTTCTCGAAGTTCCCGCCGGACGTGACGCCGTAGTAGTCGCAGAACACGTCGGCGCGCGTCTCGTCGGCCAGCGCATCCCGCACCTGCTCGGGGGTCCAGACGTAGAACGTCCCCTCCTCGCCGCCGCTCTGCGCGTCGAGCGTGCTGTAGAACCCGCCGTCGGGGTGGCGGAGTTCCCGCGCGACGAAGTCGAACGTCTCGCGGGCGACTTCGGCGTAGTCCGCGCGGCCCGTGAGGCGGTGCGCGGCGAGGTAGGCGCGGGGAATCTCGGCGTTGTCGTACAGCATCTTCTCGAAGTGCGGGACGGTCCACTGTCGGTCGGTCGCGTAGCGGTGGAAGCCGCCGCCGACGTGGTCGTACAGGCCGCCGTTCGCCATCGCGTCCAGCGTCTCCATCGCCACGGCGAGCGGTTCGTCCTCGCCGGAGTGGACGGACGACCGGAGGAGGGCCTCGACGCGGCCGGGTTGGGGGAACTTCGGGCCGCCGGAGCCGAAACCGCCGTACTCGCGGTCCGCGCCGCGGATGGCGGCCTTGGCCACCTCGCCGAGAATCTCGGTGCCGGGCGACTCGCCCGGGTCGTCCGGCGTCTCCTCCAGTTGGTCGCGAATCGCGCTCGTCCACTGCTCGGCGCGGTTCTCTATCTCCTCGCGGTCGTTCTCCCACGCGTCGGCGAACGACCGGCAGAGGTCGAGGAAGCCGGGGACGTTGCCCCTGTCCCGCCGTTCCTCCTTCGGGAAGTACGTGCCGACGTAGAACGGCTTGCCCTGCGGCGTGAGCCAGACGGAGAGGGGCCACCCGCCGCCGCCGGAGACGAGTTGGCAGATGGTCTGGTAGATTCGGTCCAGGTCGGGTCGCTCCTCTCTGTCCACCTTGACCGGGACGTACGACTCGTTCAGCACCTGCGCCACCGCCTCGTCCTCGAAGCTCTCGTCGGCCATGACGTGACACCAGTGACACGCCGAGTAGCCGACCGAGAGGAAGATGGGGCGGTCCTCCTCGCGGGCGGCCTGCAGGGCCGTCTCGTCCCACGGTTGCCAGTTCACCGGGTTGTCGGCGTGTTGCTGGAGGTACGGGCTCTGCTCGTCGGCCAACCGATTGCGCCCCAACGCGTCGCTCATACCCGAAGGACGGTGCCGCGGCGACTAAAGGACCGTGGAGACGGCGACTCGGTGCGCCGCCGGCGGGTCGGCCGCGTCAGGGCGTCAGGGCGAGGAGGGTCGACCGGCCGTCGGCGAGGTAGGCGGTGTCGGCGACGCCGACGGCGTCGAAGACGGTGTCGCGGCCGAACGAGGCGGTGGCCTCGCCCGCGGAGTCGACGGCGTAGACGGTCTTGAACGGGTCGTCGGCGTCCTCGGCGGTGATGGCGGTGGCGACCAGCGAGTCGTTCGTCGCCGCCTCCGGCCACGCGTTGTTCGACGGCGGGGCGAACGTCCAGCGTTCGCCGCCCGCGGCGTCGTACGCCGTCGCGGCGTCCTGCCGGACGCCGGACCGGGTGTAGAGCGTGTCGCCGTCGGGGTCGAAGAGCAACCACTGCCCGTAGTCGTCGTCGCGCCAGACGACGGTGCCGTCGGCGTCGACTGCGACGACGGCGTCGCCGCCGGCGTACAGTCGGTCGCCGGCGAGGCGGAGTTCGTGGACCGGCGCGTCGTACCGCCAGTCCACGTCGCCGTTCGCCGCGACGCCGGACAGGGTCGCCCCCTCGTCCTCGCCGGTGAGGACGAACGCTCGGTCGCCGGCGACTTCGACCCGCGTCGCCGGGCCGTCGCCGACGGTGAAGCGCCTCGCACCGTCGCGGCCGAGGGCGACCAGTCCGCCGTCGGTGGCGACGACGACGCCCCACTCGCCGACGGCGACGTCGTCGACGGCGGCGAACGTCCGTTCCCACGCGACCGTTCCGTCGGTGGGGTCGACCCCGTAGACGACCGTCGTGAGCGGTTCCTCGGGCGTCTGATGGCTCATCGGCGTCTCGTCGGCCGGCGGGAAGAACTCCAGACCGGTGGCGACGAGGAGGCCCGCGGAGACGCCCGCGACGCCGAGTTCCCGGTCGCGTTCCAGCGACCACCGTTCGTCGCCGGACGCCCGGTCGAACGCGTGGAGGGCGGTCCACTCCCGTTCGTCGGCCCGGCCGGCCACCGCGTAGACGGTGTCGCTGTCGAGCGTCACGCCCCACCCGCCGCGGGCGATTCGCTGGTAGGAGGCGTGGGACCCGCCGACCGCCTCGCCGTCCATCGGCGTTCGCCACCGGACCGACCGGTCGCCGGGGTCGACGGCCGCGACGGCCGAGTCGCCGCCGTCCCGACTCAGCGTCACGTACAGGGGCCCGCCGGCGTCCGCGGCGTCGGCGGCGTCCAGACCCAAGACGTGCCAGTCGTCGAACGACAGCGTCCAGTCGGGCGACCACGTCGGTAGGTCGCCGGGCGTCGTCGTCGGGGCGTCGTCGGCCCCGTTCGGGGCCGATTCGGTCGCGTTGGCGGTGTCGGCCGAGGCGGTGCCGTCGCCGCGGCGTGGACTGCCGACGCACCCGGTCGTCGTCGCCCCCGCTATCGCGCCCGCGCCCAGTCGGAGGAAGCGTCTGCGAGAGACCATACACCCCGTCTCGGAGGGACCAGAAAGGGCCTTCCGGTGAGTGAAAGGGGCGTTTGAGAGTTCCTCGCGCGGGCCGGGACGCGGAGTCGCGAGCCCCCGCCGGCCCAAGAATATGCACGAACGTGGTCAGAACCGGTCGTGAAAAGAACAACCTTTACACTCTCGTGCGAGGTGGCTTCGCGTATGACGGAGACGGCGCTTCTCGTCGGCGGCGGCGGCCGCGAACACGCCATCGCGCGTGCGTTGACTGCCAGCCCCGACTGCGAACTGTACGCGTGTGCGAGCAACCGCAACCCCGGCATCGCGTCGCTCGCGGCCGGGTTCGAGCAGGTGTCGGAGACGGCGGCCGACGACATCGTCGCCTACGCGACCGAGGTGGGCGCGGACGTGGCCGTCGTCGGCCCCGAGTCGGCCCTCGAAGCGGGCGTCGCGGACGCCCTCGACGACGCCGGCGTCTACACGTTCGGCCCGCGGGCCGACGACGCCCGCATCGAGACGGACAAGGCGTTCCAACGGGAGTTCATGGCCGAAGAGTCGATTCCGGGCTGCCCCGACTTCGCCGTGTTCGAGGACACCGAGGCCGCCTGCGAGTACGTCGACGACTACGACGGCGACCTGGCGGTCAAGCCCGCCGGTCTGACCGGCGGCAAGGGCGTGAAGGTCACCGGCGACCAGGTGACGAAAGAGGAAGCCAAAGCGTACCTGCGCGACTCCGACTACGACGAAGTCGTCCTCGAAGAGCGACTCGTCGGCGAGGAGTTCACCGTGCAGGCGTTCGTGGCGAACGGCGACGTGCGCCCGACGCCCGCCGTACAGGACCACAAGCGCGCCTACGAGGGCGACGAGGGGCCGAACACCGGCGGCATGGGCAGTTACAGCGACGCCGCCGCGGAACTGCCGTTCATGTCGTTCGACGACTACGCGGCGGCCGTCGAGATTCTGGAAGCCACCGTGGCGGCGTTGGACGACTACAAGGGCGTCCTCTACGGCCAGTTCATGCTCACGGCCGAGGGCGTGAAGGTGGTGGAGTTCAACGCCCGGTTCGGCGACCCCGAGGCGATGAACACGCTGCCCGTCCTCGAGACGCCGTTCCTCGACGTGGTGACGGCCGGCCGCGACGGCGACGAACTGCCGGAACTCGAGTTCGCGGGCAAGGCGACGGTGTGCAAGTACGCCGTCCCCGACGGCTACCCGGCGGACCCCGATTCGGGGGCGCGCATCGAGGTGGACGAGGAGAACGTCGGCGACGCCCTCCTGTTCTACGCCAGCGTCGACGCCCGCGAGGACGGCCTCTACACGACCACCTCGCGGTCGTTCGCCGTCGTCGGCGTCGAAGACACCATCGAGGCGGCCGAACGGTCGGCGGAGGCGGGACTCGCCGCGGCGGGCGAGGGCCTGCGCGTCCGGCACGACATCGGTAAGCCCGAACTCGTGCAACGCCGCATCGACCACGTGGCCGAGTTGCGCGACGAGTAACCGCCTTCTCGGGGGCTGACAATCGGGCGTCGGATTGTTGCTCCGGCGCGACGAACGACGAGTCGGTGGTCGCGATGGACGACACGCGCGGCGTCGACGACGGCGGACGCAACGACGACAACGGACGTAGCGACGGCGACGGCGGACGCAACGACGACAACGGACGTAGCGACGGCGACGGCGGACGCAACGACGACAACGGACGTAGCGACGGCGACGACGGACGCGGGCGGGACGGACAGGTCGCCCGACTCCGCGGCCGCGGCGTCGGTTCGCCGTGGGCGTTCCCCGTCGTCTATCTCGGTTGGACGTACGCCTGGTGGGCGCTCGTCGTCGCTTCCGGGGAGTCGGTGTGGTCGTTCCCGAACGTGGCGTTCTTCCTCGTCGGGGGTCTCAGCCCCGTCATCGCCGGACTGGGTCTCACGTGGCTCGCCAGCGGACGGACCGGACTCCGTGACCTGTGGCGTCGGCTGACCGACGTGCGTCGCGTCCGTCCGCGCTGGTGGGCGGCGGCGCTGCTGGTCTACCCCGCGCTCAACCTCGTCGTCGCCGGCGTGGGCCTGGTCACCGGCGTCACGGACGCACCGCTCGAAGTCGCCGGCCTCGACCGCCTCCTCGACCCGATAGGGCTGTTCGGCCTCCTCGCGTTCTCGCTGCTGCTCCCGTTGCCCGAGGAAGTCGGCCTGCGGGGGTACTGGCTCGACCGGCTTCAGGCGCGGTGGACGGCGCTCGTCGCCAGCCTCGTCCTCGGGGTGACGTGGGCGGCGTGGCACGTGCCCCTGTTGTTCATGGAGGGGTACTACAGCACGACGACGTTCCAGCCCGAACCGGTCCCGTTCCTCGGGAGCATCGTGTTCGGCGCGGTGCTCTACACGTGGCTGTACAACAACACCGGCCGGAGCCTGCTGGTCGTCGTCGCCTTTCACTTCTCGGGTAACCTCGCCGGTGAACTCGTCGGGCTGACGCCCGCCCTGTACGGCTACGGGTTCGCCGCGACGGCCGTCGCAGCGCTCTTCGTCACCGTCTGGTGGGGCGGGGGCACGCTTCGGCGCGGGGAGGAACCGGTCTCCGACCCGGCGTGAGGCGGCCCCGGGACGCGGAGCCTTTTATCCGAACGGGACCAATCGACGGCCGTGAGCGACGACAACGACGCGGCGGGCGGCCGACACCACCGAGTGCAGCGCCATCCGACGCCCGGACCGCTGAACTCCCTGCAGTACTGGACGGACGCCAAGCCCGTCTGGCGAGTCGTCCTGAACTACCTCCTCGTGTGGGTGGCGCGTATCGCCCCCTTCCTCCGGTGGAAGAACTGGGCGCTGCGCCGACTCGGCGTCACCGTCGGCCGCGGCGTCTCGTGGGGGCTGGAGGCGACGCCGGACGTGTTCTGGCCGGAACTCATCACGCTCGGCGACGACGTCATCGTCGGCTACGACTCGGTCATCCTCTGTCACGAGTTCCTGCAGGACGAGTACCGCACCGGCGAAGTCGTCGTCGAAGACCGGGCGATGATCGGCGCGAAGGCCGTGCTCCTGCCGGGCGTCCGCGTCGGCGAGGGCGCGCAGGTGGCCGCGAACTCCCTCGTCACGCGGGACGTGCCGCCGGGGACGACGGTGGCGGGCGTCCCCGCGCGGCCGATGTCGGGCGCGGAACTGGACGACGGAGACGACGCGGACGCCGGAACCGACGCGGGCGACGGCGCGTGACCGTCGCCGGGACGCGGTGACTCACGCCCGGTGGAACGCGTAGTACGAGAGGGGGAGTGCGACGAGGAGCGACGGCCAGAACCACCGCACCTGCGTGAGTGGGTCGGGCGGGGCGAAGACGGCTCCCGCGACGAACGCGGCGGCGACGGCACCCGCGGCCGTGCGCGCCAGTCGCTCGCGGTCGGTCGGCGGGCCGCGCGCGCCGAGTCGGCGGCGGACGAGGAGGTAGACGAGGGCGAACGGCGAGACGGCGCAGACGACGGCCCAGAACCGCGCGTGGTCGCTCCCTCGGGCCGCTGCGTCGGCGAAGACGGCGTACGCGAGTGCGACGCCGCCGGCGGCGGCCGCGACGGCCGCGAGACCGAACCCGACGAACGCGACCGGTCCGGGTTGGAGGAGCATCCTCAGGGGCGCGTGAGCCGAATCTTGAAGACGGCGCCGCGGGGGTCGTTGTCCTCGACCCAGATGTCGCCGCCGTAGCTATCGAAGACGCTGTCGGCGAAGAAGAGGCTGATGCCCGTCCCGTGGTGCAGTTGGTCGTACTCCTCGCGCCCGAAGATGAGGTCGCGTTGCGACTCGGGGACGCCGGGGCCGTTGTCCGCGACGGCGAGGACGACGTGGTCGTCGCGTACCTCGACGGAGACTTCGACGACCGGGTCGTCGGCGTCGTTGTGCGCGACGGCGTTCTCCAGAACCGCCTCGACGGCGGCCGACAGCAGGTCGTCGGCGCGGACGACGACTTCGGGGAACACCTCGAAGTTGAACTCGGCCTCGGGGAACTCCTGCATCACCTCGACCAGCGTGTTGTTGAGGACGATGTCGAGGCGGACCGGGCGGTTCGACGCGTCGTGGGACCGTTCCAAGAGGTCCCGCAGGTCGCGGGCCCGTTCGGTCTTGTGGACGATTTGGAGTATCTTCTCCTGCGCTCGCTCCAGACTCTCGGCGGCCTCGTCGCTGGACGTCTCCGACTGCGCTCGCTGGACGTGGCCGTACATCACGTTGAGTTCGTTGCGCAGGTCGTGTCGGAGCAGTCGGTTCAGCACCTCCGAGGCGTTCTCGTACTGCTGCTGTTTCGTCGTGTCGACGAAGATGGCGACGGTGCCTTCGACGGTGCCGTCGACGACGATGGGCGCCGCGGAACCGCGGCCGTACACCTTCTCGCCCGACCTCGTCTCCGCGACGAACTTCCCGGACCACGTCTCGCCGCGCGAGAGGTGGTCGACGATGTCCTCGTAGATGCGGTCGTCGCCGGAGATGACCGCCGCCGACTCGCCGACGAGGTCACCGGAGTCGTAGCCCAGAAACTGCAGACCGCTGGCGTTGACGTCGCGGATGACGAAATTCGTGTCGGCGATGAGAACCGGAGCCCCGGTGCTCCGGAACGCCTCGCGGTAGACGTTCCCGCCGAGACGGTGTTCGTCGTCGGAACTCCAATCCACAGCACTACCTCGTACTCGGAGTATTTCATTCTCCGGGTTTGACCGGTCGGATCAGAGACGGGGAATCTTGCCGCGCAACTCGAAGATGCGCTGGTAGTACGCGGCGACGACGCCGCGAATCTCGCCGAAGTCCCGGTCGCGGTCGGTCCGACCCCACTCGTCGTGTAACTCGACGCCCAGAACGAACTGCCGCGCGAGTCGCTCCGCCTCCTCGTCGGAGCATCCCGGAACCATCGCCCGCACCTTCAGGCGGTGGGCCGCCAGCGCCGTCCGTCGCCACCCGGCCTCACGCTGACCGTGTCGCCGCCAGAACTCCGTCTGTCGGCGCGCGTACGTCTCGTCGATGCCCGCGTCCGAGCAGACAGCGGACAACAGGTCGCGAACGTCGTCCCACCGCGGGTCGTCGAGAACGTCGGCCCCGCGCGGTGCCGGGCCGCACGTCAGGACGAGGTCCGACGGCAACTGGGACCGGTCGGCTTCGACCGCCGCCCAGTTCTCTATCTCGTCCTGCAGAAAGAGGGCCTGGACGAACGTCTCGCCGGCGCGTTCGGCGTGCCGCCGGGGTCGGCCCGGAAACTCCGCACAGAACACGGTCGACATCGCCGTCGTCGCGGTTTCGGCCGCGGTCCGCGCGCCGTCGGCGTCGCCGCACAGCAGACAGTCCTCTCGGAGGTCCTGGTGGAAGAACGCGTCGAGCAGTCGCTCGCTGACTTCGCGGGCGGTCGGCGAGACGTCTGCGACGTCTCCGAGCGGGAGGTTTCGGCTCATGGCGACATCGGGGACCGTAGCACGACTATTCATCAGTCTATACAGGTCTCGTATCAAAACAGTTTCGGGGAGAGATGTGTCACCGCGCCAACGTCATCGGAGGCGGACGAGCCCCACCTCGAACACCTTCCGGTTGGGGACGATGTACTCCTCGCCGTCGTCTTCGATGTGCGTGACGAACAGGTCCACCTCCTGGACGATGCCGCCCGTGTCGCCGACGCGAACCTCGTCGCCGATGGCGTACGGTTGCGTCAAGAGGAGGTACGTCCCCGCCGCACCCGACTTGAGCAGGTCCGCGAAGGCGATGCCGCCGAGGAAGACGATTGCGAACAGGTAGGCCGCCAGGAGGACGACCAGCGCCAACGTCGCCACCCCGAGTTGCGAGAGGGCGATGAGGAACGCGAGGAAGAACACGGTGTACTTCGCGGCGGCGGGGATGACGCCGACCTGCGGGAGTTTGACGCCGCGCAGTCGCTCTTGGACCAGCAGTCCGACCTTGTCGCCGACGACGATACCGACGATGAGGATGACCACCGCGAAGAACAGCATCGGCAGGAACTCGACGACCTGACTCCAGAACCGGTCGGCGTAGTTCACGTTGGCGATGGACAACGCGGCGAGGACGGCGACGCCGACGACGAAGTAGCGGACCAGCCAGCCGAGGAGTTCGACCGTCGAGGTGTCGAAGTTCCGCGCCGTCCGCTCGAACGCCGTCCCCTCGATGGCGTCGGGGACGCCGAGTCCGTCCAGAACGCGGCGGGTGAGCGTGCCGAGGACGATGGCGACGACGAAACCGGCGACGAGGACGACCAGTGCGAACCAGACGTCTCTGGGCAGCAGGTCGGTGAGTTCGGCGAAGAACGAATCCGCGGGGTCGCTCTCCGCCTGCAGCAGTGTCGCCGCGGGCGTCATCAGTAGTCCTCCGGGTCGATCTCCAGAATCATCTTCCCACCCTTGAACGCACGGACCAACCCGTCGGACTCGGAGAGGACGATGGTCGTCGAGTTCGTGTCGCGAGTGATAGCCGCACCGGCCATGTGCCGCGC encodes:
- a CDS encoding PLP-dependent cysteine synthase family protein, with the protein product MDANILETIGSPLVEVSSPEGATIAAKVESKNPGGSAKDRPALAMIEAAERAGEIAPGDRLVEPTSGNTGIGLAMVSAAKGYDLTIVMSASASKERREIMRAYGADIELVEGDISAAKDRADELEAEGMTQLRQFENEANPRAHYRTTAEEILEQVGDREIDALVAGVGTGGTLSGNGRRLREEFPEMEVVAVEPAENPVLSTGEAGSDDYQGMGPGFVSPNLDTDLIDHVETVPLEDAEAECRRLAREEGILVGQSSGASNLAAKRVAERLATPEANCPEPPERYVVEDVPEDGDARADGGPGRSESADDCPLVVTVFWDSGERYMSTGMFD
- a CDS encoding thioredoxin domain-containing protein, which produces MSDALGRNRLADEQSPYLQQHADNPVNWQPWDETALQAAREEDRPIFLSVGYSACHWCHVMADESFEDEAVAQVLNESYVPVKVDREERPDLDRIYQTICQLVSGGGGWPLSVWLTPQGKPFYVGTYFPKEERRDRGNVPGFLDLCRSFADAWENDREEIENRAEQWTSAIRDQLEETPDDPGESPGTEILGEVAKAAIRGADREYGGFGSGGPKFPQPGRVEALLRSSVHSGEDEPLAVAMETLDAMANGGLYDHVGGGFHRYATDRQWTVPHFEKMLYDNAEIPRAYLAAHRLTGRADYAEVARETFDFVARELRHPDGGFYSTLDAQSGGEEGTFYVWTPEQVRDALADETRADVFCDYYGVTSGGNFENGTTVLTVSTPVDEVAEAHGLTTEDVVDHLDAARETLFEARESRTRPPRDEKVLAGWNGLMISSLARGGLVLGDEYAELAADALEFVRDRLWDADERRLSRRFKDGDVKGAGYLEDYAFLARGAFDLYQTTGDVAHLAFAVDLAREIVASFYDEAAGTLYFTPADGEALVTRPQELQDQSTPSSVGVAVSLLSDLDAFAPDADFAAVAGTVLDTHADRIRGRPLEHVSLALAAEKRARGGSEVVVAADGLPESFRRSLAERYVPDAVLSVRPPTDDDLSPWLDALSLDEVPPVWRGREMRDGEPTVYACEGRACSPPAHSVEEALSWFEGGPDVDLDSDVDLDDVDADFD
- a CDS encoding PQQ-binding-like beta-propeller repeat protein; this translates as MVSRRRFLRLGAGAIAGATTTGCVGSPRRGDGTASADTANATESAPNGADDAPTTTPGDLPTWSPDWTLSFDDWHVLGLDAADAADAGGPLYVTLSRDGGDSAVAAVDPGDRSVRWRTPMDGEAVGGSHASYQRIARGGWGVTLDSDTVYAVAGRADEREWTALHAFDRASGDERWSLERDRELGVAGVSAGLLVATGLEFFPPADETPMSHQTPEEPLTTVVYGVDPTDGTVAWERTFAAVDDVAVGEWGVVVATDGGLVALGRDGARRFTVGDGPATRVEVAGDRAFVLTGEDEGATLSGVAANGDVDWRYDAPVHELRLAGDRLYAGGDAVVAVDADGTVVWRDDDYGQWLLFDPDGDTLYTRSGVRQDAATAYDAAGGERWTFAPPSNNAWPEAATNDSLVATAITAEDADDPFKTVYAVDSAGEATASFGRDTVFDAVGVADTAYLADGRSTLLALTP
- a CDS encoding thioredoxin family protein; amino-acid sequence: MADAESGTLDTMQPNPAWDAASYEDAVDALAEDGLVFKVWGGDWCKDCRTQLPDFAAALRAAEVPEENVEHYPVEKADDGSKVGPLVEEYDVERIPTVVVEREGKEVARFVEEERVSVAVYLARRLSE
- a CDS encoding alpha/beta fold hydrolase — protein: MQVPHGATRRETTLDGLRISSLVAGEPSDPSVVLVHGGGLDSAELSWCELIPALSDDYRVYAVDLPGYGDSDPPERVPTTDYYVRVLERFLDAEGVESPALVGASLGGAISLGYALEHPDDVSALVAIDSYGLGGSVPGGPLGALFVRLPRLSEWSWRATARSRTLAYFAVRAIVAYGNVRRRVVDEVYEAAAENDGSAWRAFQRAEVGFTGPRTNYVDRLPDLAVPTLFVHGEDDRFVPSAWSVRAGSLVPDAEVRILPECGHWPPREQPQRVNSLVRLFLQSNMPVDM